In one Dehalococcoidia bacterium genomic region, the following are encoded:
- a CDS encoding tyrosine-type recombinase/integrase: MDKVNAPKTPKGVITIYSDEEVSRMITACGNTRDKIIIAMYANTGLRATELSDTATADIDVRRKIVKVHGKGSKERVIPFNGVCHDLMTTYGFESEHMDRLSYSGTYKMVQRVCKRAGVESRGLHCFRHTFACNYLMNGGDPLCLRVLLGHSSLAMTDHYSQWVSQERAIENYRKTFDGPTAGDTGKLAPATQLEPDNPKEEL, encoded by the coding sequence ATGGATAAGGTTAACGCACCGAAAACACCCAAAGGTGTTATCACCATTTACAGTGACGAAGAAGTATCCAGGATGATTACTGCCTGTGGTAATACTAGAGATAAGATCATTATCGCCATGTATGCCAACACCGGATTGAGAGCCACCGAATTGAGTGATACTGCTACCGCAGACATAGACGTGAGGAGAAAGATCGTTAAAGTGCATGGTAAAGGATCAAAGGAACGTGTTATCCCATTCAATGGGGTTTGTCACGATCTCATGACTACTTACGGATTCGAGTCTGAGCATATGGATAGACTCTCATATTCTGGAACCTATAAAATGGTGCAACGAGTATGTAAAAGGGCAGGCGTAGAGTCTCGGGGTCTGCATTGCTTTCGGCACACATTTGCCTGCAACTATCTCATGAATGGCGGAGACCCTCTGTGCCTACGTGTCCTGCTGGGCCATTCGTCTCTGGCGATGACCGACCATTACAGTCAGTGGGTAAGCCAAGAAAGAGCGATTGAGAATTATCGCAAGACCTTTGATGGCCCAACGGCAGGAGACACCGGGAAACTCGCCCCGGCCACACAACTCGAACCTGATAACCCAAAGGAGGAACTATGA
- the sucC gene encoding ADP-forming succinate--CoA ligase subunit beta, with the protein MKAHEYQAKSLFAEFGIPIPRGKVANTPEEARAIAAEIKGKVVLKAQVHAGGRGKAGGIKIANSPDEAANLASTLLGKKLITHQTGPEGVPINSILVEEALETERELYMSIIIDAATGMPVIMASQAGGMDIEEVASKTPEKIIRTHINPGMLGFQSFMARQIAFGLNLKPDQVKQAVPLITGLYRLFIAKDCSLAEINPLVVTKDGRVLALDAKLNFDDNALYRRKDIDALRDTSQEDPLEVEAKAKGIDNYVKLDGNIGNLVNGAGLAMAVLDTLKLAGGNPANFLDIGTINDPNRVITALKIITADKDVKAVLINIFGGMTRVDVIASGIVEAFKVIDIKVPFVVRLAGTNLAEGERILDQSGLNLIRAKTFREAAEKAVAAAAGKSSN; encoded by the coding sequence GTGAAGGCCCATGAATACCAAGCAAAGAGCCTCTTCGCCGAATTCGGCATCCCGATCCCCAGGGGAAAGGTGGCCAACACACCCGAGGAAGCCAGAGCCATCGCCGCAGAAATCAAAGGAAAGGTCGTATTAAAAGCCCAGGTCCATGCAGGCGGCCGAGGCAAGGCCGGAGGAATCAAGATCGCCAATTCGCCGGATGAGGCAGCCAATCTTGCCTCAACACTGCTCGGCAAGAAGCTGATCACCCACCAGACCGGCCCGGAAGGAGTGCCGATCAACTCCATTCTGGTCGAAGAAGCGCTGGAGACCGAGCGCGAGCTTTACATGAGCATCATTATCGATGCAGCCACTGGCATGCCGGTGATCATGGCCAGCCAGGCAGGCGGCATGGATATTGAAGAGGTTGCCAGCAAAACACCGGAGAAGATCATCCGAACCCACATCAATCCCGGTATGCTGGGATTCCAGTCCTTCATGGCCCGGCAAATCGCTTTTGGACTAAACCTCAAACCCGATCAAGTCAAGCAGGCTGTCCCCCTGATCACCGGACTCTATCGCCTCTTCATCGCCAAGGATTGCTCATTGGCAGAGATCAACCCGCTGGTCGTCACCAAAGACGGTCGGGTGCTTGCTCTGGATGCAAAGCTCAACTTTGACGACAACGCACTGTATCGACGCAAGGACATTGATGCCCTGCGCGATACTTCACAAGAAGACCCTCTGGAAGTGGAGGCCAAGGCTAAAGGCATCGACAATTATGTCAAGCTAGACGGCAACATCGGAAATCTGGTGAACGGTGCAGGACTGGCAATGGCCGTTTTGGATACCCTCAAACTGGCTGGCGGCAATCCGGCCAATTTCCTGGATATCGGCACCATTAATGATCCCAATCGGGTGATCACTGCTTTGAAGATTATCACCGCAGATAAGGATGTGAAAGCCGTTCTGATCAATATCTTCGGCGGAATGACGAGAGTGGACGTGATTGCCAGCGGAATCGTAGAAGCCTTCAAGGTCATCGATATCAAAGTCCCATTCGTAGTCCGGCTGGCGGGCACCAATCTTGCCGAAGGGGAACGTATACTGGATCAATCCGGGTTAAATCTGATCAGGGCAAAAACCTTCCGCGAGGCAGCCGAGAAGGCAGTAGCTGCCGCTGCGGGAAAGTCTTCTAACTAA